One stretch of Pararhizobium qamdonense DNA includes these proteins:
- a CDS encoding glutamate--cysteine ligase, whose protein sequence is MARDTTDQTPVTSIADLTEYLAEGNKPEEKFRIGTEHEKFAFFKADNSPVPYFGDASISALLNGMAQKSGWEPIMDAGNIIGLAENSGQGAISLEPGGQFELSGAPLENLHQTCKESNRHLADLREIAEPLGIRFLGIGGSPKWTLSETPRMPKSRYDIMSRYMPKVGTQGLDMMYRTCTIQVNLDFSSEEDMRRKMQVSLKLQPLSTALFASSPFTDGKPNGLLSWRGDIWRDTDNQRAGVLPAIFNADFGFEDYVTWALDVPMYFVVRDGKYHDCTRVTFRQFMNGAMKGELADWEPNMGDWTNHLSTLFPDVRLKRFLEMRGADGGPWRRICALPAFWVGLLYDGAALDAAEDLTRDWTYDETLAMRNAVPAQGLSATHRGTSLFDIAREVLSISRLGLKNRNRLNGDDVDESIFLAPLDEVLAKKATLAEDLLALYKGRWNGSVEPVFTDYQY, encoded by the coding sequence ATGGCCAGAGACACCACCGACCAGACGCCGGTTACCTCCATTGCAGACCTGACGGAATATCTGGCAGAGGGCAACAAGCCGGAAGAGAAGTTCCGGATTGGAACGGAGCACGAGAAGTTCGCCTTCTTCAAGGCAGACAACAGCCCGGTTCCCTATTTCGGTGATGCGAGCATTTCGGCGCTTCTGAACGGCATGGCGCAAAAGAGCGGCTGGGAGCCGATCATGGATGCCGGCAATATTATCGGCCTTGCCGAGAATTCCGGCCAGGGCGCGATTTCGCTGGAGCCCGGCGGCCAGTTCGAACTGTCGGGCGCGCCGCTCGAAAACCTGCACCAGACCTGCAAGGAATCCAACCGGCATCTGGCCGATCTGCGCGAGATTGCCGAGCCGCTCGGCATCCGTTTCCTCGGCATTGGCGGCAGTCCGAAATGGACGCTTTCAGAAACCCCGCGCATGCCGAAATCCCGCTACGACATCATGAGCCGCTACATGCCGAAGGTCGGCACACAAGGGCTCGACATGATGTACCGCACCTGCACGATCCAGGTGAACCTCGACTTCTCCTCCGAAGAGGACATGCGCCGCAAGATGCAGGTCTCGCTGAAGCTGCAGCCGCTGTCGACGGCGCTGTTTGCCAGCTCGCCCTTTACCGACGGCAAGCCGAACGGCCTGCTCTCCTGGCGCGGCGACATCTGGCGCGACACCGACAACCAGCGCGCCGGCGTCCTTCCCGCCATCTTCAATGCCGATTTCGGCTTTGAGGATTACGTCACATGGGCGCTCGACGTGCCGATGTATTTCGTGGTGCGCGACGGCAAATACCATGACTGCACCCGCGTCACCTTCCGCCAGTTCATGAACGGCGCGATGAAGGGTGAGCTTGCCGACTGGGAGCCCAATATGGGCGACTGGACCAACCATCTCTCGACGCTGTTTCCGGATGTGCGCCTGAAGCGTTTCCTGGAAATGCGCGGTGCCGATGGCGGCCCGTGGCGCCGCATCTGCGCGCTGCCGGCGTTCTGGGTCGGATTGCTCTATGACGGGGCAGCGCTCGATGCCGCCGAGGACCTCACCCGCGACTGGACCTATGACGAAACGCTTGCCATGCGCAATGCGGTGCCGGCACAGGGACTGTCTGCCACGCATCGCGGCACCTCGCTGTTCGACATTGCCCGCGAAGTGCTGTCGATCTCGCGCCTGGGGCTGAAGAACCGCAACAGGCTGAACGGCGACGACGTGGACGAGAGCATCTTCCTCGCCCCGCTCGATGAAGTGCTGGCCAAGAAGGCGACGCTCGCCGAAGACCTCCTGGCGCTCTACAAGGGACGCTGGAACGGCTCAGTCGAGCCGGTGTTCACCGACTACCAGTATTAG
- a CDS encoding GNAT family N-acetyltransferase: MKRPIIDIIPENASAQDAAAILAVLDQHAALHLGAIEEKTDFAILLRDPDTNAVAGGLYGTDGFGWAFVKYLGVPDAYRGQGLGSRLLAEAETIARARGYIGVWLDTFEFQARPFYEKLGYTVFGELEGAENAIPRYFLKKRF; this comes from the coding sequence ATGAAGCGTCCGATCATCGATATCATTCCCGAAAATGCCAGCGCGCAGGATGCGGCAGCGATCCTTGCGGTGCTGGACCAGCATGCAGCACTGCATCTCGGTGCCATCGAGGAAAAGACCGATTTCGCCATTCTGCTGCGCGACCCCGACACGAATGCGGTTGCCGGCGGTCTTTACGGCACGGATGGGTTCGGCTGGGCCTTCGTCAAATATCTGGGGGTGCCGGATGCGTATCGCGGCCAGGGCCTCGGCTCGCGCCTGCTGGCGGAAGCAGAAACGATCGCGCGGGCCCGCGGCTATATCGGCGTCTGGCTGGACACATTCGAGTTTCAGGCGCGGCCGTTCTATGAAAAGCTCGGCTACACCGTTTTCGGCGAACTCGAAGGCGCCGAAAACGCCATTCCCCGCTACTTTCTGAAAAAGAGATTTTAG
- a CDS encoding DUF937 domain-containing protein: protein MIPLFDMMMQAQNGNAMDVMAKQFGLAQEQMAKATAALMPVFSTALKRNTANPYDFSTLLAAMSNGNYAQYFEDMNKAFTPQGLADGNTALNQLFGSTDMLQAISGQAAQITGIGQEIYKQMLPVVASAIMGGLFKQASGQMGGMQNPFANTPMEAMMKPWLEASGFTRKPHPAANPFDNAFTQAMSSFTPAMNSFTPAVNPFTQAMQGFFGAAKPEEKQPSAPDMFAANPFIKAFQDMMNGKPQAAPEPEKKPAEANPMAQFTEMFNSMFDSGLEAQKEYQKNIDGLFETYRKTTNG from the coding sequence ATGATCCCGCTTTTCGATATGATGATGCAGGCGCAGAATGGCAATGCCATGGACGTGATGGCCAAGCAGTTCGGCCTGGCGCAGGAGCAGATGGCCAAGGCGACGGCCGCCCTGATGCCGGTCTTTTCCACCGCCCTCAAGCGCAACACCGCCAACCCTTATGATTTCAGCACCTTGCTCGCTGCCATGTCGAACGGCAATTACGCCCAGTATTTCGAGGATATGAACAAGGCTTTCACGCCGCAGGGCCTGGCCGACGGCAATACTGCCCTCAATCAGCTTTTCGGCTCCACCGACATGCTGCAGGCCATTTCCGGGCAAGCGGCGCAGATAACCGGTATCGGCCAGGAAATCTACAAGCAGATGCTGCCGGTGGTGGCGAGCGCGATCATGGGGGGATTGTTCAAGCAGGCATCCGGGCAGATGGGCGGGATGCAGAATCCCTTTGCCAATACGCCGATGGAAGCAATGATGAAGCCATGGCTGGAGGCATCCGGCTTTACCAGGAAGCCGCACCCGGCCGCCAATCCATTCGACAACGCGTTCACGCAGGCGATGAGTTCCTTCACGCCGGCGATGAACTCGTTCACGCCGGCGGTCAACCCGTTTACACAGGCTATGCAGGGCTTTTTCGGTGCGGCAAAGCCGGAGGAAAAACAGCCATCCGCCCCGGATATGTTTGCGGCCAACCCCTTCATCAAGGCGTTTCAGGACATGATGAACGGCAAGCCACAGGCAGCACCAGAGCCGGAAAAGAAGCCTGCCGAAGCCAATCCGATGGCGCAGTTTACCGAGATGTTCAACAGCATGTTCGACAGCGGGCTCGAGGCGCAGAAGGAATATCAGAAGAACATCGACGGCCTGTTCGAGACCTACCGGAAAACGACAAACGGTTAA
- a CDS encoding response regulator has product MSLLDLLYFEDGQSQTTIAAVHRWCDAHGFKIGSEEGQKALVVAERLAKSTENSGLLRRLSLEMAASAQPCPTDQILVLEDEPFIALDMEEVLNAAGLKSETYPSCAAALRWLAFHTPLAAILDFQLKGEVCTQVASLLLERGVPMIFCSGADRAEIPSHFQQVPWLRKPFDDRQLTGLLTQALEVQGFGSQMEKKA; this is encoded by the coding sequence ATGTCTCTTCTTGATTTGCTTTATTTTGAAGATGGTCAGTCGCAAACAACTATTGCGGCTGTGCACCGCTGGTGCGATGCGCATGGGTTCAAAATCGGTAGCGAAGAAGGCCAAAAGGCTTTGGTGGTTGCCGAGCGGTTGGCCAAATCCACGGAAAATTCCGGTCTTTTAAGGAGGCTCTCTCTGGAGATGGCAGCTTCAGCGCAGCCGTGTCCTACCGATCAGATCCTCGTTTTGGAGGATGAGCCGTTCATTGCGCTTGATATGGAGGAGGTGTTGAACGCAGCCGGGCTGAAATCGGAGACATATCCGTCCTGCGCTGCGGCGTTGAGATGGTTGGCCTTCCACACACCGCTGGCTGCCATTCTCGACTTTCAGCTGAAAGGCGAAGTGTGCACGCAGGTCGCATCCCTTCTGTTGGAGCGCGGCGTGCCGATGATTTTTTGTTCTGGCGCCGATCGCGCCGAAATTCCCTCCCATTTCCAGCAGGTGCCGTGGCTAAGGAAGCCGTTCGACGACCGGCAACTGACGGGACTGCTCACCCAGGCGCTGGAAGTCCAGGGCTTTGGCTCTCAAATGGAGAAAAAAGCATGA
- a CDS encoding DUF1127 domain-containing protein, with protein MRTTDHALDLTLTGKLSATSRQTGLMGVLNSVWRLLRNRNAIGRLQDLDDHQLLDMGLCRHEVREAMTSPFFDDPGRHLTQASRDRANTFYRKARLG; from the coding sequence ATGCGCACGACCGACCACGCACTTGACCTCACCCTCACCGGGAAGCTGTCCGCGACATCCCGCCAGACGGGGCTGATGGGCGTGCTGAACTCGGTATGGCGCCTGCTGCGAAACCGCAATGCCATCGGCCGCCTGCAGGATCTCGACGATCACCAACTGCTCGATATGGGGCTTTGCCGCCACGAAGTGCGCGAGGCGATGACCTCGCCGTTCTTCGACGATCCCGGCCGTCACCTGACACAGGCGTCCCGCGACCGGGCAAACACGTTCTACCGCAAGGCACGCCTCGGCTGA
- a CDS encoding LysR substrate-binding domain-containing protein, translating to MSAPLDIDQLQTFVAIADTGSFTKAADRVFKTQSAVSMQMRRLEERIGKQLFAKDGRGNRLTTEGDRLLNFARRMIRLNNEAIASFDDNRLEGTLRIGTPDDYADRYMPEIIVRFAKTHPNVELNIVCEPSVDLAEKMAKGELDIALVTHNPRARASDVVRTEPLCWVSSINHPLPENAPVPLAVGKRDCAWRQAACSALDATGKEYNILFTSWSSTVVAAAVLAGMAVSVLPESALRTGMKVLTQADGFPALAPVQIGIMKRPGLSPSLSNAITNHITACLDNITPTTSTDDLDGDMKNFPRYPRLRQSHMLPGW from the coding sequence ATGTCCGCACCGCTCGATATCGATCAACTCCAGACTTTCGTTGCCATCGCCGACACCGGCAGCTTCACCAAGGCGGCCGATCGGGTCTTCAAGACGCAATCGGCGGTGTCGATGCAGATGCGCCGGCTGGAAGAGCGCATCGGCAAGCAGCTGTTTGCCAAGGACGGGCGCGGCAACCGCTTGACGACGGAAGGCGACCGGCTGCTGAATTTCGCACGGCGGATGATCCGGCTGAACAACGAAGCCATCGCCTCCTTCGACGACAACCGCCTGGAAGGCACGCTGCGCATCGGCACGCCCGATGATTATGCCGATCGCTACATGCCGGAAATCATCGTCCGCTTTGCCAAGACCCATCCGAATGTCGAGCTCAACATCGTCTGCGAGCCCTCGGTGGATCTGGCGGAAAAGATGGCCAAGGGCGAACTCGACATCGCGCTTGTCACACACAACCCCCGCGCCCGCGCATCCGACGTGGTGCGCACCGAGCCGCTCTGCTGGGTCAGCTCCATCAACCATCCCCTGCCGGAAAATGCACCGGTGCCGCTCGCCGTCGGCAAGCGCGACTGCGCCTGGCGCCAGGCCGCCTGCTCGGCACTCGATGCCACCGGCAAGGAATATAATATCCTGTTCACCAGCTGGTCATCGACGGTGGTGGCGGCGGCGGTGCTGGCCGGCATGGCGGTTTCGGTCCTGCCGGAATCGGCGCTGCGGACCGGCATGAAGGTTCTGACCCAGGCGGATGGTTTTCCAGCGCTTGCTCCGGTTCAGATCGGCATCATGAAGCGGCCAGGGCTTTCGCCCTCGCTCTCGAACGCGATCACCAACCACATCACGGCCTGTCTCGACAATATCACGCCGACGACGAGCACCGATGATCTGGATGGCGACATGAAGAATTTTCCGCGTTACCCGCGCCTGCGCCAGAGCCATATGCTGCCCGGCTGGTAA